The following coding sequences are from one Triticum aestivum cultivar Chinese Spring chromosome 5A, IWGSC CS RefSeq v2.1, whole genome shotgun sequence window:
- the LOC123104155 gene encoding serine carboxypeptidase-like 18: protein MGKASLPFPSLIVPLVLLLLPLSRPASVVTHLPGFHGRLPFHLETGYVGVDEETGAELFYYFVESERSPETDPLILWMTGGPFCSGMIFFEVGPMKFVLAPYNGSLPQLTYNPYSWSKTASITLLDSPVGTGFSYARDVKGYHDIGDFSFSMHVVIFLNKWFTDHPHYQSNPFFVGGSSYAGKMSPIIAQHISQEIELGKQPRINLKGYVVGNPVTGSDYDDNFRVPYAHGVGIISDQLYEAAILNCKGSYIRPTNKMCVRVLNTFQNLVSEIDVPQILGVNCIRGMLTHKFLSEEYTQLSDPSPEQPTIDCFSYRYYLCNIWANDDSTREALG, encoded by the exons ATGGGTAAAGCTTCCTTGCCGTTCCCGAGTCTCATCGTTCCCCTCGTTCTGCTTCTTCTGCCGCTCTCGCGCCCGGCGTCGGTGGTGACCCATCTCCCCGGCTTCCATGGCCGCCTTCCCTTCCACCTGGAGACCGG GTACGTCGGCGTGGACGAGGAGACGGGGGCGGAGCTCTTCTACTACTTCGTGGAGTCCGAGAGGAGCCCCGAAACGGACCCCCTGATCCTGTGGATGACGGGTGGGCCCTTCTGCTCTGGCATGATTTTCTTCGAAGTTG GTCCTATGAAATTTGTGTTGGCACCGTATAATGGTAGTTTGCCACAGTTGACCTATAATCCCTATTCATGGTCCAAG ACAGCAAGCATCACCTTGTTGGACTCACCAGTTGGTACTGGTTTCTCGTACGCTCGTGATGTCAAAGGTTATCACGATATTGGGGATTTTTCCTTTTCTATGCATGTCGTGATATTTCTCAACAAG TGGTTTACCGACCACCCACACTACCAATCCAATCCTTTCTTTGTTGGAGGAAGTTCATATGCTGGAAAGATGTCTCCAATTATTGCACAACACATTTCGCAAG AAATCGAACTGGGGAAGCAACCCAGGATTAATCTCAAG GGCTATGTAGTCGGCAACCCTGTTACAGGCTCAGATTATGATGACAATTTCAGAGTACCATATGCTCATGGTGTTGGGATTATATCCGATCAACTATATGAG GCTGCAATTTTGAATTGTAAAGGAAGCTATATAAGACCGACAAACAAAATGTGTGTCAGGGTGCTAAACACATTTCAAAAT CTCGTGTCTGAAATTGATGTGCCACAAATCCTGGGTGTCAATTGTATAAGGGGTATGTTAACACATAAATTTCTATCAGAAGAATACACTCAACTAAGTGATCCGTCTCCCGAGCAACCTACCATAGATTGTTTT TCATACCGTTactacctatgtaatatttgggcGAACGATGATTCCACGAGAGAAGCTCTTGGGTGA